One Vicugna pacos chromosome 31, VicPac4, whole genome shotgun sequence genomic region harbors:
- the FGF17 gene encoding fibroblast growth factor 17, with amino-acid sequence MTDQLSRRQIREYQLYSRTSGKHVQVTGRRISATAEDGNKFAKLIVETDTFGSRVRIKGAESEKYICMNKRGKLIGKPSGKSKDCVFTEIVLENNYTAFQNARHEGWFMAFTRQGRPRQASRSRQNQREAHFIKRLYQGQLPFPNHADRQKQFEFVGSAPTRWTKRTRRPQPLT; translated from the exons ATGACCGACCAGCTGAGCCGGCGGCAGATCCGCGAGTACCAGCTCTACAGCCGGACCAGCGGCAAGCACGTGCAGGTCACCGGGCGTCGCATCTCCGCCACCGCTGAGGACGGCAACAAGTTTG CCAAGCTCATAGTGGAGACTGACACGTTCGGAAGCCGGGTGCGCATCAAGGGGGCTGAGAGTGAGAAATACATCTGCATGAACAAGAGGGGCAAGCTCATCGGGAAG CCCAGCGGGAAGAGCAAAGACTGCGTGTTCACAGAGATCGTCCTGGAGAACAACTACACGGCCTTCCAGAACGCCCGGCACGAGGGCTGGTTCATGGCCTTCACGCGGCAGGGCCGGCCCCGCCAGGCCTCCCGCAGCCGCCAGAACCAGCGAGAGGCCCACTTCATCAAGCGCCTCTACCAGGGCCAGCTGCCCTTTCCCAACCATGCCGACAGGCAGAAGCAGTTCGAGTTTGTGGGCTCAGCTCCCACCCGCTGGACCAAGCGCACTCGGAGGCCACAGCCCCTGACGTAG
- the NPM2 gene encoding nucleoplasmin-2 has product MNRSRTSSTSERAAPAFLWGCELNQEKPTWTFKAQKEGKQDCKLLLSTICLGEKAKEEMNLVEILPPGSHEDRKRKPIILASLRASVLPMVVLVGLELSPPVTFHLRAGSGPVFLSGQECYDLPWEEEEEEEGLEEEEEEEEEEDDDDDDDDDIDSSLEKETRVKQVKRLVPQKQTSAAKKKKVEKEEEAARYSLKDRSPLSKAKTTIKPKKPGSKK; this is encoded by the exons ATGAATCGCAGCCGCACGAGCAGCACCTCCGAAAGGGCGGCACCAGCCTTTCTCTGGG GTTGTGAGCTAAACCAGGAGAAGCCCACGTGGACCTTCAAAGCCCAGAAGGAGGGGAAGCAGGACTGTAAGCTCTTGCTGAGCACG ATTTGCCTGGGGGAGAAAGCCAAAGAGGAGATGAACCTGGTGGAGATCCTGCCTCCAGGAAGCCATGAAGACAGGAAGAGGAAGCCCATCATCCTTGCCTCCCTTCGGGCCTCTGTCCTCCCCATG GTCGTCCTGGTGGGGTTGGAGctctctcctccagtcactttccACCTCCGGGCTGGCTCTGGACCCGTGTTCCTCAGTGGCCAGGAATGTTACG ACCtaccctgggaggaggaggaagaggaagagggcctggaagaggaggaggaggaagaggaggaggaagatgatgaTGACGACGACGATGATGATATAGACTCGTCCCTAGAGAAGGAGACCCGGGTCAAACAAGTCAAGAGGCTGGTGCCCCAGAAGCAGACAAGCGCTGccaag aaaaaaaaagtggaaaaagaagaggaggcAGCGAG ATACAGTCTTAAAGACAGGAGCCCTCTGAGCAAG GCCAAAACCACAATCAAACCTAAAAAGCCGGGATCCAAGAAATGA